The nucleotide window ATCCCAGAAGTAATGGCCCTCGTAGCCAGAACCACTGAGGCCCTTCGCAGCAATGTTCGTCCGGCCATCCCGGCCAGCCGCTTGATTCAACTGGAAAATGTTGTAGTGGATAGCGAGGTTCAACTCCTCATTACCACCCACGGTGACCTCACTGCGGTGCCAGACGTCCTGCCAGAATTGGCGGCTATCATCCTGCAAAGCTGAGACCGTGCTCGCCAGAAATGGGGCGGCAGGATCAATCGTATTTTGTTCACCAATCTCACCGACGTAAACCTCGTACTCTAGTTTATGCGTCGCACCATCACTCAGATCGACCGGTTGCTGTAAGAGGCTGGCCGTTTTATCGAGCATCCCCAAGTAAATGGTCACGGCCTGTTTGGTGCGTCGGGTCTTCACGTGATAGCGTTGGAGTCCCCGCGAAACAAACTGCGTTTCACAGATGGGAAGCCCCGCCATCCGAGTCTTCCGCGGGTCGGCCGACGGGATTGATTCCGCCTCAGCAGGTACGGCAATCGACTTGCTGACCAGCAACCCCCCAGTATAATTGCCGGCGGTAAAACGATAACTGGTCGCCCAAAAGTTAGTCTGGCGTTGCCCAATCACGGATTTCATCCCCATGGTGATGGTCTCACCCTGTTGCGTTTGTAAGATAAATTGTTCAGTTAATTCCCCGGTCGTTAAGTCCAGGTCGACCACCGTCCGTTCACTACTGGTAAACCGGTGGCCGCTGTCGGTCGTCACGTGAATGTGCCGCAGATCCGATAGATTTAGAATGGTTTGATGCTGTTGGGCGTAGCCAATCCCCGCTTCACCGTAGGTAATTGGCGACGTCTCGTAGAAACCGTTGATCAGCGTTCCAGTGATCGGATTGCCGCTGATCGGGTCGTTGGCGCGGACCCCGAAGTGGCCATTGGCCAGTGAAAAGATCGTTTCCAAATACTCCGGTTGATGGTCGGCTACGTCGTGTAACGTCAAATGATAATCGCGTAAAGTCACAATAATCCCCCCGTTTCGCTGCTATTTTAAATCAATTTAGCCCCCATAGCCAGTGCGTCCTCCACTGCCGGTACATTTCCGGTAAAGTTTAGGAAAGCGTGGCTGATACCCCCGTATCTGAAGTAGTGGGCATCCCCGTTGGCCTGACCGGCTTGCTGGACGAAGACCTCATCTTGTAGTCGGAACGGATCGTACTCGCCGACCAGCAGTGTGACGTTCTTAAAGGTTGCTGGGTCAGCTAGGAGTGGGGAAAGTAGTGGTGCCGTTAAATCGACCGGCTGATCCGCCACGTAATAGCCACTCATGATAGTGTCAAGTTGTTCAAATAACTGATAGCTACGGTGCAGTGCGTCTCGCTGCTCCGGAACCACGTCAATGCTGTGGTCATCCCACAGGGAACCACTCAAGTCGGAGCCCTGAATGACGGTTGGGTAAAATAATAGGTGACTTTCAATCGTGCAGATACCCATCGATTTACACAGCTGGCTGACCGCTAAGGCAATCGATCCCCCAGCGGAGTCGCCCCCCACACAAATGTGCCGATAAGATTTGACCATTGCCGCTACAACCGCCAAGCCATCCAGAATACCGGCTGGATAGGGTTGTTCGGGGGCTAACGCGTAGTCCACGTTGTACACCACGCAGTTGGCTTGCTCTGCCACAAATTTCAATGCCAACAGGACATCTTCGGGTGTCCCACCATAGTAGGCGCCGCCGTGGAAGTAAATCAACGCCTTGTCCGCGGTCAGATGGTCCATCCGGGCAATCCGAACGACACGGACCCGGCGATTCATGGCCACAATCTGTTGCATTTCAACCTTCATTTCCACGCTGGTCAAATCACGTTGCCCGCTAGTCTCGGTTCCCTGCCGCAGACTAAACAAATCAGTTGGCAATTGTGGATTCTCATCGATGCCTGCCACGGTCTCCCAGACCAGTGGTTCAAAGGTGTGGATGGGGTCCCGTTCCTTGATCCAATTGGTAACACCATCTACTTTGCCAGTTGGCTTGATGCTTCGCAGTCGTTTCAACTCTTCGTTGTACCCCAATGACTGCTTAGTTGTCGTATCATTCAACATCTTGATTACCCCTCTCTTGGTGAAAAAGATTTATAAATGGTTTAGTTTCGCCTGCCGGGCGCCAAATCTGGGCTGGAACGGTGCCGGCACAATTTGAAGCCCCGCACCCCCGAGTCTTCAAACTTGGCCTTACTCTAAAGCCGAGGGAAAAACACCCGCAACTTAAGAATAACGAGGCGCCTGAGCCCATATTTGGCACCCTCTCGGCTAACCTTATTAAGTCCACAATACGTTGTGGTCAATTCAGATTAGCCAACTAGGAAGAACCTCTACAGCTTACACAACGCTGCTAACTGGTCAGCCCTGATTCAACCAAAACTCATCCAGGTGCCAGAGTTCCCCTAGCCAAGCCATTTCGTTGGTAAACCATTTCGCCACGTCCGGCCGAATGAACCGCTCCCCTAAAGTCGGATCAAATTCTCTGGGAAATGCCGTGACCGCCCGAGCTAGGCTCAGTCCGTGGGGGCCGTGGGGATATATTTTACTGGTTACGGAAACTCTATTCTGTCGAAGAGCTGCCGTATAGCACTCTGTGTTCACTGCTGGCACCGTTTCGTCGTCCGCTGTTGTCCAGATGAACGTTGGTGGATTCTGCGATGTCACCAATTGATCTGCTTCGTGAGCGGGCCAATTGGCTGTAATGGCAGCTCTGGTTGCCTCGTCAGTCGGCCAGCCTAATCGCAAGCCAATGACCGGATACGCCAAGGCTAACGCATCGATCTTCAAATCGGTCGTCGCTACGTGACAATCCCAGCCTAGTAACGGCCAGAGGTCTGCATATAGAGCTGCTAAGTGACCACCAGCCGAAAATCCAGCCAACAGGATGTGATCTGAACTGATACCATAATCCGCTGCGTGGCGGTGAAATTCAGCTACCACCATCCCCAGTTGAATCAACGCGGTTGGTAACACCGGTGGGGCCGTTATCAAGCGGTATTGGACAACCGCTACGGTGAACCCCTGTGCCAAGTATTGGAACGCCACAATTTCATTTTCTCTATCCGAGTAAAAGCGATAACCACCACCCGGCAATAGAATCACCAACGGCCGCCGCGGCTGGTTGTGAAAATCAGCGATGGCGGCCGGTTGCATGAGTGTCACGGTGACCGGAAAGTTCGGCTCGCCGCAAATAAATTCATGATTAATCATTTTGTAACTTCGCTTGAGCAGCTTTATCGGCAGAGTCTCTGGCCTCCTTCGCAGAAGCGACTTCGTCCTCATCCAGCTTGTAGGCTCTGAGAATCAATGCAATCAGAATAGCGAGAATCACTGGCAGCCAAATGAAGGCAGTCCCAATAGCCGTCTGAGCATGAGCACTCTGAACCTTTGCGGCGGCATCAAAGCCACCCCAAGCCAGGATCCAACCGGCTAACGCGCCACCGAATCCCATGCCTAATTTTGCCCCAACCATTGGCACAGAAGACAAGATACCGGGTTCATCGATACGTAATTCTGACCGAGAATATTCAACTGTATCAGCAATCATGACAAAGGAAATGGAGAACGCTGCCCCCATGGCAATCAGGGAAATCACATTCCCAGCGAATAGCAACGGGATACTGTTGAAGGCCATCATGGCTTCCCCTACGGCAAACGTCAACAGTGACAATACCATCACGTTCTTGTGTTTCATGAATTTGCTGAGGAATGGGATGAAAATGTTCCCGATGACCGCGCAGATAACCAGCCCGTTGAATAGCCCCACCAAGTCTGGGCGCTTATAAACGTAGTTCAAGTAGTAGACAGCCACTTGCAGCCGCATTACCCAGAATGTTTGTAATAGGATAAAGCTCAGACTCAAGATAACCCACGGCTTATTCTTCGCAGCGCCTCTCAAAGATTCCTTAACCGATAGATGGCTCTTAATTTCTGAGCCATCCAGTGTTTCTGCCGTTTCCTGTTCACGTAGGTTAGCAAAGGCACCTAAGAAGAGCACGATAATCAACGCCCCAATAATGACACCCCAGATTGACCAGCCGCGCTCGGCATTTTTACCACCTAGGAAAGCAACCATTGGCAGTGAAACTGCACCGATAACCGCCGTCCCAATGTTGGTCATCACCATCCGGGCACTGGCTAAGTTCGTCCGTTCATCGGGATCCTTCGTCAGACTAGGCAGAATAGCTGTGATTGGCGTGTTAGCACCAGAGTAGACCAGGCTAAACAGCGTGTAAACGACGGATATCCAGACCAATTGGAACGTCTTGTTGCCACCAAACGATGGGTTAAAGAACAGGGCCATGGTTAAGATCCCTAGAG belongs to Levilactobacillus yonginensis and includes:
- a CDS encoding alpha/beta hydrolase fold domain-containing protein, whose amino-acid sequence is MLNDTTTKQSLGYNEELKRLRSIKPTGKVDGVTNWIKERDPIHTFEPLVWETVAGIDENPQLPTDLFSLRQGTETSGQRDLTSVEMKVEMQQIVAMNRRVRVVRIARMDHLTADKALIYFHGGAYYGGTPEDVLLALKFVAEQANCVVYNVDYALAPEQPYPAGILDGLAVVAAMVKSYRHICVGGDSAGGSIALAVSQLCKSMGICTIESHLLFYPTVIQGSDLSGSLWDDHSIDVVPEQRDALHRSYQLFEQLDTIMSGYYVADQPVDLTAPLLSPLLADPATFKNVTLLVGEYDPFRLQDEVFVQQAGQANGDAHYFRYGGISHAFLNFTGNVPAVEDALAMGAKLI
- a CDS encoding alpha/beta hydrolase, with the translated sequence MINHEFICGEPNFPVTVTLMQPAAIADFHNQPRRPLVILLPGGGYRFYSDRENEIVAFQYLAQGFTVAVVQYRLITAPPVLPTALIQLGMVVAEFHRHAADYGISSDHILLAGFSAGGHLAALYADLWPLLGWDCHVATTDLKIDALALAYPVIGLRLGWPTDEATRAAITANWPAHEADQLVTSQNPPTFIWTTADDETVPAVNTECYTAALRQNRVSVTSKIYPHGPHGLSLARAVTAFPREFDPTLGERFIRPDVAKWFTNEMAWLGELWHLDEFWLNQG
- a CDS encoding MFS transporter; this translates as MSKLQLWKQRFFYGSTDLAGNLIWQIVGLYLLFYYTTVMGISPAFVGTLFLVVRFIDAFDGVVYGFLIDHTHSKYGKSRPYFLWFGIPLGILTMALFFNPSFGGNKTFQLVWISVVYTLFSLVYSGANTPITAILPSLTKDPDERTNLASARMVMTNIGTAVIGAVSLPMVAFLGGKNAERGWSIWGVIIGALIIVLFLGAFANLREQETAETLDGSEIKSHLSVKESLRGAAKNKPWVILSLSFILLQTFWVMRLQVAVYYLNYVYKRPDLVGLFNGLVICAVIGNIFIPFLSKFMKHKNVMVLSLLTFAVGEAMMAFNSIPLLFAGNVISLIAMGAAFSISFVMIADTVEYSRSELRIDEPGILSSVPMVGAKLGMGFGGALAGWILAWGGFDAAAKVQSAHAQTAIGTAFIWLPVILAILIALILRAYKLDEDEVASAKEARDSADKAAQAKLQND